The Emticicia oligotrophica DSM 17448 genome contains the following window.
CTAAATCGGCATTAAATTCAGGGTCTTGCACAGGATATTGAGCGTTAACACTTTTTAACCACGTCAATAGCTTTGTATTTAACTTTGAGGCTTTTTGTGGTTCTTTAGATGCTAAATCTTTTTGCTCGTATGGGTCATTAGCTAAATTATAAAGTTCATAATGTCCATCTTCCCAATAGTGAATTAATTTTAAGTTCCCACTTCTAATAATGGAATTCGGTTGGCCTCCTTGATTACCATAATGCGGATAATGCCAGAATAGGTCTCTTGTTTTTAATTCTTTACCATCAAATAGGGGTTTGAGGCTAATTCCATCAATATGCTGTTTAGGCATGAGGGGAATTCCAGCGAAATCTAAAATTGTTGGGAAAAAATCTGCCCCTGTAACTGGATAATTAAGTTCCTTGATTTGTGGTAACCAAGGTATTTTGATAAAATAAGGTTCTCTAATACCCCCTTCCCACTGATACCCTTTTCCCCCTCGAAAGGGTAAATTTGTTGTAGAAAAGGCATCTCCAGAGGCTACACCTCCATTATCTGAAGTAAAGACTATTATGGTTTGCTGCTCAAGATTTAGCTTTTTGATCGTATTTAAAACTTCTCCAACAGCATCATCCATGCTTTCAACCAAACCGCCATAAATAGGATTATCTTGTACTTGCCTAATGGGCAGTTCATGCTCCATTGTATATCCATGAGGTAGAATTCCATTTTTTTCTGCTTTATCTTTGTATTTTTTCCACTTTTCTTGCGTAGTTTCTATGGGACTATGCACGGCGTAGAAAGATAAAAAGGCAAAAAAAGGTGAATCTCGTTCTTGTTGAATAAATGCC
Protein-coding sequences here:
- a CDS encoding sulfatase — its product is MKSFKNSELRFFICWFTLIASSLSTLAIEDLPQNPKKPNIIFILVDDLGIKDLSCLGSSFYETPNIDKIAKEGTIFTQGYACSAVCSPSRASIMTGKFTARHGITDWIGAKSGIAWRSEKRFSKLLPAGYVENLPKTEQTIAEVLQANGYKTFFAGKWHLGNKGDYPEDHGFNINKGGWESGSPKGGYFSPWENPSLPNQRNGEDLSMRLAKETSAFIQQERDSPFFAFLSFYAVHSPIETTQEKWKKYKDKAEKNGILPHGYTMEHELPIRQVQDNPIYGGLVESMDDAVGEVLNTIKKLNLEQQTIIVFTSDNGGVASGDAFSTTNLPFRGGKGYQWEGGIREPYFIKIPWLPQIKELNYPVTGADFFPTILDFAGIPLMPKQHIDGISLKPLFDGKELKTRDLFWHYPHYGNQGGQPNSIIRSGNLKLIHYWEDGHYELYNLANDPYEQKDLASKEPQKASKLNTKLLTWLKSVNAQYPVQDPEFNADLANKKLKNNSEILMPKLEKERLHFLSSDYQPNKDWWKSKTTKD